GCCAGGACCAGGGCGCCGTAGCCCTGGACACCCGAGCGCAGTCTCGCGCTTGGGGTGTCGCCCTTGAAGAGCGCCAGCGTTGCCCCATGGTCGGCACTGCTCGCCATGAGGATGGCCGAATGCGACTCGCTGGTCGCGCGGAACTGCCCAAAGTTGTCGGACGCGATGATGAAGGCGCGGTCGGTATTGGTCGCGTCGCGCACGCGAACGACCCCGCCACCCGCCGACCCGGTCCCCAGTTCCACCTGACCGCCCTTGTCGTCGCCGACCACGAGCCGGGGTGACTTGCCACCGGTGACGCGCATGATCACGCTGCCATCCGCATCCTCGACCACGAACGGCGCGCGGACCCGGCCACCTGCCGGCGCAGAACCACCACCGCGATTGCCCGAAGGTGAGCGCTCCAGCGAGCCGACCCGCCGCTCGAGGCTGGCGAGCTTCTCCTCCTGCTCGGCCTTCTCGGCTTCCTCCGACAGATCCTGGTCGTCCTGCTCGGCGTCTCGCTCCATTTTCAGCAGTCGCGCTTCGAGACTCTTGACGGTGGAATCGGACTTCCTGAGTGCGGCGTCGAGCCGCGTGATCTGGTTCTGCAGGGACTGCAGCGTCTGAGCGCGAACGGCGTTAGGCGCCAGGGCGAGGATGAAGGACAGTGGGACGAGGGCGAGGAGGCGTGGCATGTGAGTGTGAGTATGGGGTTCATCGGGTGGTCGCAGCGTGCTGTGCCGTGACTTCGGCGATGTTCTTTGTCATCTCGCGCGAGGCTTCGACGAATGCCTGGCCCATCGGCGAGGCGAGGAACGCCGCGTGATCGCCCACGTCCCACGAGCCCCACGCCGACCACACACGGCCAGCATACGCATTGTCGCGGTGGCCACGCTTCACGGTTGTCGTCAGCAACCGCTGACCCGAGCTCACGTCGAGGAGCACGCCCTGGATCGACGTCTTCGCCTCGATCGACCGGATCGTCACGTGGATCGAGCTGCTCTTGATCTTGGGGAGCCAGCCGCCGCGGGAGGACTCGCGGCTCGTGGCCTCGAGGACGGTTCCGACAAACACGTAGTCCAGGCCGTGTCGCCGCGCGGCGTCGAGCGCCGCCGCGTCATCGACGGGCTTGCGCTCGGCCAGGTCATTGACCGCAACACCGACCAGTTCCGTCGCTTTCGCTACTTCATCGATGAGGGTCTGGGCGGCCGAGATGCCTGCCGCGCGCGCGGAGCCTCCGGTGCCGTCGACAAAGGGAAGCACGCCGAGGCGTGGTCCCGGGCGCGACGTGGCGGCACCAGCCTGGGCCATTCCTCCAGAAGGGGAGGCGAGCAGAATCCCGAGAAACAGGACGACGGTACGCCGTCCCGATCCTTGACAGTGTGTGGCTGCGGTGGGCTTTGTTGAGGGCGACATCCCTACGGCTCCCTGATGGGCGACGCGCGCAGGATGGCGGTGCGGTGTTACGTCACCGTGCGGTTCGCCGTTACTTCGCGCGGTAACGCCTCTCCGAGCCAGCGTTCGCACCCGTTTTCCAAGAATGAGCCGACTCCTGACGCTTGGCCGCTTCGAGTTGCGCACGTCGGAACCCATGGGGGCAGGGAGCGCCATCGCGATGCAGCCCAAGCGGTTGGCGCTTCTGGCGTACCTGATGCTGGCGTCGGCGCGCGGCGCCGTTCGGAGGGACTCGCTGGTGGCGCTCTTCTGGCCTGACGCCACCGCGGACGAGGCGCGCAACGCGCTGCGACAGGCCCTCCACCACCTGCGGCAGCAGCTCGGCGACAAGGCGCTCGAGACTCGACCGGACGATCAGGTCGTATTCTCCGGAGGGCCGCTGGCCTGCGACGCACTGGACCTGGAGCGCGCGGTGGCGTCAGGCGATGACGTGCAGGCGCTGGCGCTTTACCAGGGGCCCTTTCTGGAGGGGGTCTTTGTTCGCGGGGTGTCGCAGGAGTTCGAGGAGTGGGTCGAGCGTACCCGGCTCCGCTTGCGATCGGCCGCCGCGGACGCGGCCCGGAGGCTCGCCGAGGAGGAGGCCGCCTCGGGCAACATGGAGTCGGCGATCGCGGCCGCCCGTCGCCGCTGCGAGATCGAACCCGAACACGAAGGTGCGGTCCGGTCGCTCCTCACGCTGCTCGACGACCACGGCAACTGCAGCGAGGCGCTGCAGCAAGCCGCGCGCTTCGAAGAACTCCTGCGAGCCCGCTACGAAGTCGAGCCTTCCGCCGAGACAACGGCGTTGGTCGCTGCGATACGCAGCGGATCACGGGCACCCAGGCCGAGGACCTCCGTGCCCGCGGTTGCCGCGCCGTCCTCGGTCATGCGACCGGGACCGCCGATCTCGCGCGAGCTCCGGTGGCGCAACGTCGCCATCACCGTGGGATTGCTGGCGATCATCAGTGTGGCGCTCATGCAGTGGCGCCAGCGCGGAGCGCTCGCGGCGTCGCCCACGTTCGCACCGACCGATCGTCTCTTCGTGACGGACTTTGTCGATCGCACGCCGGCGTCGAGGCTCGGCGCACTCGTTGCCAGCGCCATGCGCGTCGATCTCGGGCAGCTGGCAGGCGTGCGCGTGCTGACCACGGCGCAGGTGCACGCGGCCGTGCGACTGATGGATCGACCCATCGAGGTCACGATCGACGACACGCTTGCGCGGCTCATCGCCGTGCGCGAGGGGGTGAAGGCCTTCGTGACCGGCGAGGTGCACTCGGTGGGTTCGGCGATCGTCCTCGAGGCGCGCCTCGTCGCGTCGCCCAGTGGCGACGAGTTGGCGTCGGCACGTGAGGAAGCGCGCGACAGTGCCGACGTCCTGCCGGCCATCGCTCGATTGTCGGAGGCGTTGCGCGGTCGCATGGCGAGGTCGCTGCCGCACACCCCCGCTGCCGCGCCACTCACGCGCGTGACGACGTCGTCGCTGGCCGCCCTGGAGCGATACACGGAGGGCACGCGACTGCTCGACGTTGGCCGTCGCGCGGAAGGCGTCGCGCAGCTCGAGCAGGCGGTGGCGATCGACACCGGCTTTGCCACGGCGTGGCGCATACTCGGCTCCACCTACGGGGTGCTTGGCGAACCCGCGAAGGCGGCCGCAGCCCTCGGTCGGGCGTTCCAGAACCGGGAGCGACTCCCCTTTCGTGAGCGGCATCTGCTGATGGGGAGCTACTATCGCAATGCCACACCGCACCTCGACAGCGCGGTTGCTGCCTATCGCGCGCTGCTCGCGCTGTATCCGGACGACATTGCCGCGACGAACAACCTCGGGCTCACCTTGACGTCGCTGGGCCAGCATGCAGCTGCCGACAGTTTGTATCGGCGCGTGATTGCCGCGGATTCCACCTTCGTGAACGTCCGACTCGTGCTCGCGGAGGGGTTGGCGGCGCAGGGGAAGTTCGCCGATGCGCGCGTGGTGCTGGATGATGCAGGCCGCCGCTTCCCCGACCACCCCGTCGTGGGGCTCACCCGCATCTACGTGGCAGCGGCGGCGAGCGAGTGGAAGCAGGCGGAGGCCCTGGCTCAGCAGCGGCTCGCAACGGTGACAGCCACGGTGCAGCGCATCGACGCGCTGCAGACGCTTGGCCAGATCGAACTGGTGCGGGGCAAGCTTGACGCGGCGCAGCGTCACCTCGAGGAATCGATGCGACTCGCGCGGGGCGCGGGTTCGCCGCGAAAGCACCTGTGGAGCGTGGTCGTGCTGGGATGGCTCGATCTGCGCTACCGCGAGCGGCCAGATGACGCGCGCCGGCGCCTGGAACGCGCCATCGAGGCCTGGCCTGCGGACGTCATGCGGCAAGGCGACGTTCCCACGCCAGACCTCCTGCGCCTGGCGAGTGCGCTCGGCGAGACTGGTCGCGTGCGGTCGCGTCTTCCGGCCACCGAGGGCGGTGCGGCGAACCCGGGCCCCGAGCAGCGGCAGGTCGACGGGCTCGTAGCGTTAGGCAGGGGCAGGGCGCGTGAAGCGGTGACGGCGTTCAGCGCGGCCGCGGCCGCGCGCCCGGATTGCCCCATCTGCCTCCTCCCGGACCTGGCGATGGCGCAGGAACTGGCCGGCGATACCACGGCGGCCGTGGCCTCGCTCGACCGATACCTTCGCACGCCATTCATTCATCGGTTCGAGCTCGACGCCGTGCACTTGCCATCCGTGTGCACCCGGCTTGCGAACCTGTTGGAAGGCCGCGGTGATCGCGCCGGTGCGACCGCGGTGCTCCGGCAGTTGCTCGCCACCTGGGCGGAAGCGGATGCCGGGCTCGCGCCGCGCGCAACCGCGATCCGAGCGCGGGTTGCGCAGCTGGAA
The Gemmatimonadaceae bacterium DNA segment above includes these coding regions:
- a CDS encoding tetratricopeptide repeat protein, translated to MSRLLTLGRFELRTSEPMGAGSAIAMQPKRLALLAYLMLASARGAVRRDSLVALFWPDATADEARNALRQALHHLRQQLGDKALETRPDDQVVFSGGPLACDALDLERAVASGDDVQALALYQGPFLEGVFVRGVSQEFEEWVERTRLRLRSAAADAARRLAEEEAASGNMESAIAAARRRCEIEPEHEGAVRSLLTLLDDHGNCSEALQQAARFEELLRARYEVEPSAETTALVAAIRSGSRAPRPRTSVPAVAAPSSVMRPGPPISRELRWRNVAITVGLLAIISVALMQWRQRGALAASPTFAPTDRLFVTDFVDRTPASRLGALVASAMRVDLGQLAGVRVLTTAQVHAAVRLMDRPIEVTIDDTLARLIAVREGVKAFVTGEVHSVGSAIVLEARLVASPSGDELASAREEARDSADVLPAIARLSEALRGRMARSLPHTPAAAPLTRVTTSSLAALERYTEGTRLLDVGRRAEGVAQLEQAVAIDTGFATAWRILGSTYGVLGEPAKAAAALGRAFQNRERLPFRERHLLMGSYYRNATPHLDSAVAAYRALLALYPDDIAATNNLGLTLTSLGQHAAADSLYRRVIAADSTFVNVRLVLAEGLAAQGKFADARVVLDDAGRRFPDHPVVGLTRIYVAAAASEWKQAEALAQQRLATVTATVQRIDALQTLGQIELVRGKLDAAQRHLEESMRLARGAGSPRKHLWSVVVLGWLDLRYRERPDDARRRLERAIEAWPADVMRQGDVPTPDLLRLASALGETGRVRSRLPATEGGAANPGPEQRQVDGLVALGRGRAREAVTAFSAAAAARPDCPICLLPDLAMAQELAGDTTAAVASLDRYLRTPFIHRFELDAVHLPSVCTRLANLLEGRGDRAGATAVLRQLLATWAEADAGLAPRATAIRARVAQLEGPQRRSRPQDTPRVAR